In Microvenator marinus, one genomic interval encodes:
- a CDS encoding MYXO-CTERM sorting domain-containing protein: MLKFWIGIGLISLGSLACIETEEEPEPQVQTEVQAVVETDSPNWFLAGDEGLVELAGGNDGEPDVLTGRFVLDGNSVNDASFDGQRWVLVGDGRLQAVDTEVNRLRDMRMVFEGAPVNFIRKANIGWVIGGQGGNAMVLDAEGEPTETEAVLLDGENLVDAAFNGLTWLFASEDRVATANATLESGTVNDVLETRVISAVATAGTPSSGAPSGWIVFGGDSFEFVRQTGVPQGGVQVIEAGIEVTDAVFQNGKILVGTADGRVGIMDPATRTFDAWNQVFNQAVQKIEVADGQSIVLGREGQVRLLDATGAPSGQAVDLATSRTPVAAWLVDESWRIALGEIGFVEFVGADLTQLRTLDARLEGRTVRGGDIATDGVLLVGDEGRIQLFDLMGAPKSDAQTLETDGTLYAAAFNGTDFLVAGENGFTQLVGQDGTPKGTPNTLLDSKTIRFVSWGPGFWLIGGDDGTYERVRPDGTSGGAPVQIEGVETLYAAKSNAVEWMVAGLNTQGTGVYVMVASNGNLRDDPVSLSGFEGPVYAVEFNGLEWILAGAGGSLIRLNNEGVALGSASNVFNGYDIFDISYNGSTFLISGQFGSVRRLAADLRPVRAPIALINQRDIYFGKWTRARGFAGGLCVSNARCFNAPCVGGVESGQCCDSACDSPCESCVLQDTGEPDGTCAPVVAGKQPPLKADGSGSGACRREAEDTCGFTGTCDGEGACAEYDSSTVCGESTCVGSTFYEVLTCDGAGSCVQPEGQECAPYVGCNPASGCATSCAIDADCINGYSCEEGECQMTTDEPGPGNASGGGGGDDGGCNTTGSGISFVLLMMGLGLVRRRVQP, from the coding sequence ATGCTGAAATTTTGGATTGGAATTGGACTCATTTCTCTAGGTTCTTTGGCTTGTATCGAGACCGAAGAAGAGCCGGAACCTCAGGTTCAGACGGAGGTTCAAGCCGTCGTGGAGACGGATTCACCGAACTGGTTCTTGGCGGGTGATGAGGGCCTCGTGGAGTTGGCGGGCGGCAATGACGGCGAACCGGACGTGCTGACCGGCCGCTTTGTGCTCGATGGAAATTCGGTCAACGATGCATCATTTGATGGCCAACGCTGGGTGCTGGTCGGCGACGGACGCCTCCAAGCCGTGGACACCGAGGTCAACCGCCTTCGCGATATGCGCATGGTCTTTGAGGGCGCGCCGGTCAACTTCATTCGAAAGGCAAACATCGGCTGGGTGATTGGTGGGCAAGGCGGAAACGCCATGGTCCTGGACGCTGAGGGTGAGCCGACCGAGACGGAAGCCGTGCTCCTTGATGGTGAGAACCTGGTGGATGCGGCGTTTAACGGGCTGACATGGCTCTTTGCGTCTGAGGACCGCGTCGCAACCGCAAACGCCACGTTGGAGTCCGGCACTGTCAATGACGTGCTCGAAACTCGCGTCATTTCTGCCGTAGCTACCGCAGGCACGCCAAGCTCTGGCGCGCCAAGCGGGTGGATTGTCTTCGGCGGCGATTCGTTCGAATTCGTGCGCCAAACTGGCGTACCGCAAGGTGGAGTCCAAGTTATTGAGGCGGGTATTGAAGTCACAGACGCAGTCTTCCAGAACGGAAAGATCCTCGTCGGCACCGCGGATGGCCGAGTCGGGATCATGGACCCAGCTACGCGGACCTTTGACGCGTGGAATCAAGTCTTTAACCAGGCTGTTCAAAAGATTGAAGTTGCCGATGGTCAGAGCATCGTGCTCGGTCGCGAAGGCCAAGTTCGACTCCTCGATGCTACCGGCGCGCCGAGCGGACAAGCGGTTGACCTGGCTACGTCCAGAACGCCAGTCGCCGCGTGGCTCGTGGACGAATCGTGGCGCATTGCGCTCGGCGAAATCGGATTCGTAGAATTTGTGGGCGCCGACCTCACGCAACTTCGTACGCTCGACGCGCGCCTTGAAGGACGCACGGTTCGCGGTGGTGATATTGCGACAGACGGTGTTCTACTGGTGGGTGACGAAGGTCGTATCCAACTCTTTGACCTCATGGGCGCGCCAAAATCGGATGCCCAAACCCTGGAAACAGACGGCACGCTATATGCCGCAGCATTCAACGGAACGGACTTCCTCGTGGCAGGCGAGAACGGGTTTACCCAGTTGGTCGGCCAGGACGGGACGCCCAAGGGCACCCCAAACACCCTGCTAGACTCCAAAACCATTCGATTCGTGTCATGGGGCCCCGGCTTCTGGCTTATCGGTGGCGACGACGGAACCTACGAGCGCGTTCGCCCAGACGGTACCTCGGGCGGCGCGCCGGTCCAGATTGAAGGTGTAGAAACCCTTTACGCAGCCAAGAGCAACGCTGTGGAGTGGATGGTCGCCGGCCTCAACACGCAGGGAACCGGCGTCTACGTGATGGTCGCCTCCAACGGCAACCTACGCGACGATCCGGTCAGCCTGAGCGGCTTTGAGGGCCCCGTCTATGCGGTGGAATTCAACGGTCTCGAGTGGATTTTGGCAGGGGCTGGGGGCTCGCTCATCCGTCTAAACAACGAAGGCGTAGCGCTCGGAAGCGCGTCCAACGTGTTCAACGGCTATGATATTTTCGACATCTCCTACAACGGCTCTACGTTCCTCATATCGGGGCAATTTGGCTCGGTTCGAAGACTTGCCGCAGACCTTCGCCCTGTGCGCGCTCCGATCGCGCTCATTAACCAGCGCGATATCTACTTCGGTAAGTGGACCCGCGCCCGCGGATTTGCGGGTGGTCTCTGCGTGTCCAACGCCCGTTGTTTCAACGCCCCGTGCGTGGGCGGAGTTGAGAGCGGCCAGTGTTGCGACTCCGCGTGCGATAGCCCGTGCGAGAGCTGCGTGCTCCAAGATACCGGAGAGCCAGACGGGACCTGCGCGCCGGTTGTTGCCGGAAAGCAACCACCACTCAAGGCTGACGGTTCGGGCTCAGGCGCATGCCGCCGCGAGGCCGAAGACACGTGCGGATTCACAGGTACATGTGACGGCGAAGGCGCGTGCGCTGAGTACGACAGCTCAACGGTCTGCGGCGAGAGCACCTGTGTTGGAAGCACCTTCTACGAAGTTCTGACCTGCGACGGTGCAGGCTCCTGTGTTCAGCCTGAAGGCCAAGAGTGCGCCCCATACGTGGGATGTAACCCGGCGTCAGGGTGCGCCACATCGTGTGCCATCGATGCCGACTGCATCAACGGCTACAGCTGCGAAGAAGGCGAATGCCAGATGACGACCGACGAACCCGGCCCCGGAAATGCTTCGGGCGGCGGAGGCGGTGATGACGGCGGCTGCAACACCACCGGTTCCGGCATCTCCTTCGTGCTCCTCATGATGGGCCTTGGCCTTGTGCGTCGGAGAGTTCAGCCATGA